The Streptomyces sp. NBC_01689 genome includes a window with the following:
- a CDS encoding glycosyltransferase family 4 protein yields the protein MLGNTTSGGRPGRRALILVENLSVPFDRRVWQECTTLRDAGWTVHVICPQGSKRDTEPEAEIDGVRIHRYPLRAATGGPAGYLREYGTALWHTLRLARKVGPVDVVHACNPPDLLFLPALWLKRRGARFVFDQHDLVPELYLSRFGRGEDLLYRAVCALERRTYRAADVVLATNESYRDVAVRRGHRRPEDVFVVRSAPDTDRFRPVPPEPELKRGKPHLLCYLGVMGPQDGVDYALRSLAKLRDEVGRTDWHAVFVGAGDTFDAMVDLSRRLGLAEQVEFTGRIPDADLVRYLSTADVCLSPDPHNPLNDVSTMNKVLEYMVMGRPIVSFDLREARVSAGDAALYAPADDESEFAKLVALLLDDPEQRARMGKLGRERIGGPLSWRNSQRSLLAAYAAACRDRAPGPAGVPTGQDGGGGDER from the coding sequence TTGCTTGGTAACACGACCAGTGGCGGACGGCCGGGCCGGCGTGCGCTGATCCTGGTGGAGAACCTGTCGGTGCCGTTCGACCGACGAGTGTGGCAGGAGTGCACGACACTGCGCGACGCGGGCTGGACGGTGCACGTCATCTGCCCGCAGGGAAGCAAACGGGACACCGAGCCGGAGGCGGAGATCGACGGGGTGCGGATCCACCGCTACCCGTTGCGCGCCGCCACCGGAGGACCGGCCGGCTATCTGCGCGAGTACGGAACGGCGTTGTGGCACACGCTCCGGCTGGCCCGGAAGGTCGGGCCGGTCGACGTGGTCCACGCCTGCAACCCGCCCGATCTGCTGTTCCTGCCCGCGCTGTGGCTGAAGCGGCGCGGAGCCCGGTTCGTCTTCGACCAGCACGACCTGGTGCCCGAGCTGTACCTCTCCCGGTTCGGCCGCGGCGAGGACCTGCTCTACCGCGCCGTGTGCGCGCTGGAGCGGCGGACCTACCGGGCCGCGGACGTCGTGCTCGCCACGAACGAGAGCTACCGGGACGTCGCGGTGCGCCGTGGCCACCGGCGCCCGGAGGACGTCTTCGTGGTGCGCAGCGCGCCCGACACCGACCGGTTCCGTCCCGTACCGCCCGAGCCGGAGCTGAAGCGCGGCAAGCCTCATCTGCTGTGCTACCTCGGCGTCATGGGCCCGCAGGACGGCGTCGACTACGCCCTGCGGTCCCTCGCCAAGCTGCGCGACGAGGTCGGACGGACCGACTGGCACGCGGTGTTCGTCGGCGCCGGCGACACCTTCGACGCGATGGTGGACCTCTCCCGGCGGCTCGGGCTCGCGGAGCAGGTGGAGTTCACCGGCCGCATCCCGGACGCCGACCTGGTCCGCTACCTGTCCACCGCGGACGTGTGCCTCTCGCCCGACCCGCACAATCCGCTCAACGACGTGTCGACCATGAACAAGGTCCTGGAGTACATGGTGATGGGCCGGCCGATCGTCTCGTTCGACCTCCGGGAGGCGCGCGTCTCCGCCGGGGATGCCGCCCTCTACGCGCCGGCCGACGACGAGTCCGAGTTCGCGAAGCTCGTCGCGCTGCTGCTGGACGATCCGGAGCAGCGGGCCCGGATGGGCAAGCTCGGCCGGGAGCGGATCGGCGGGCCGCTCTCCTGGCGGAACTCCCAGCGATCGCTGCTGGCCGCGTACGCCGCCGCCTGCCGGGACCGGGCTCCCGGGCCGGCGGGCGTCCCGACCGGGCAGGACGGAGGTGGCGGCGATGAGCGATGA
- a CDS encoding nucleotide sugar dehydrogenase yields MRVSVFGLGYVGCVSAACLASMGHEVVGVDVSQVKVDLVNDGKAPVVEERIGELIADVVRTGALRATGDVREAIMDSEVSLVCVGTPSEPNGSLCTTYLERVTEQIGAALAERGGRHTVVFRSTMLPGTCLNLLVPILEKYVGGTAGVDVGVAVNPEFLREGTSVRDFFDPPKTVIGELDRASGDAVASLYEGLPGEVFRVPVPTAEAIKYADNAFHGLKIGFANELGAVCQALGVDSHQVMDVFLADRKLNISSAYLRPGFAFGGSCLPKDLRSLVHAAQRADVSVPILSHVLPSNSDHLQRAVELVERTGKRRIGLFGLSFKPGTDDLRESPLVELAERLFGKGYDLRIYDANVSLSRLLGANREYIETRLPHLAQLLADSVDEVLDHSEVCLAGTRDPAVLSALPRGGDGPVIIDLIHLPDADARRTEPGYMGLAW; encoded by the coding sequence ATGAGAGTCAGCGTTTTCGGGCTCGGCTACGTGGGCTGCGTGTCGGCCGCGTGCCTGGCCAGCATGGGTCACGAGGTCGTCGGGGTGGACGTCAGCCAGGTGAAGGTGGACCTGGTCAACGACGGCAAGGCCCCGGTGGTGGAGGAACGTATCGGCGAGCTCATCGCCGACGTCGTGCGGACCGGAGCGCTGCGCGCCACCGGTGACGTCCGCGAGGCGATCATGGACAGCGAGGTGTCGCTGGTCTGCGTGGGCACGCCGTCCGAGCCCAACGGCAGCCTGTGCACCACCTACTTGGAGCGGGTCACCGAGCAGATCGGGGCCGCGCTGGCCGAGCGGGGCGGCCGGCACACCGTGGTGTTCCGCAGCACCATGCTGCCGGGCACCTGCCTGAACCTCCTGGTGCCGATCCTGGAGAAGTACGTCGGCGGCACCGCCGGAGTCGATGTCGGGGTCGCGGTCAACCCGGAGTTCCTGCGCGAGGGCACCAGCGTGCGGGACTTCTTCGACCCGCCGAAGACGGTCATCGGCGAGCTCGACCGGGCGAGCGGGGACGCGGTGGCGTCGCTGTACGAGGGGCTGCCCGGCGAGGTGTTCCGGGTGCCGGTCCCGACGGCCGAGGCGATCAAGTACGCGGACAACGCGTTCCACGGCCTCAAGATCGGCTTCGCCAACGAGCTGGGCGCGGTGTGCCAGGCGCTCGGGGTGGACTCGCACCAGGTCATGGACGTGTTCCTCGCCGACCGCAAGCTGAACATCAGCTCCGCCTACCTGCGGCCCGGGTTCGCCTTCGGCGGCTCCTGCCTGCCCAAGGACCTGCGCAGTCTGGTCCACGCGGCGCAGCGGGCCGACGTGTCGGTGCCCATCCTCTCCCATGTGCTGCCCTCCAACTCCGACCATCTGCAGCGGGCGGTGGAGCTGGTCGAGCGCACCGGCAAGCGCCGGATCGGGCTGTTCGGGCTGTCTTTCAAGCCCGGCACGGACGACCTGCGCGAGAGCCCGCTCGTGGAGCTGGCGGAGAGGCTCTTCGGCAAGGGCTACGACCTGCGGATCTACGACGCCAACGTGAGCCTCTCCCGGCTGCTCGGGGCGAACCGCGAGTACATCGAGACCCGGCTGCCGCACCTGGCGCAGCTCCTCGCGGACTCCGTCGACGAGGTGCTCGACCATTCCGAGGTGTGCCTGGCCGGGACCAGGGATCCGGCCGTGCTGTCGGCGCTGCCCCGCGGCGGCGACGGCCCGGTGATCATCGACCTCATCCACCTTCCCGATGCCGACGCGCGACGGACCGAACCGGGGTACATGGGCCTTGCTTGGTAA
- a CDS encoding Wzz/FepE/Etk N-terminal domain-containing protein — MSDDTIRLVTIGRIVRRRWRLLAVLALVGALVGYGVSLLFPPRYTTSASVLLPGAWEDRELLTQAEIATSSVVVDRAATTLGWAGVSGSDLRDQVSAKATDGNIIKISGTAETPERAQQLSDQVAQQFVTFAARIVDDNADPEAAAQLEELQQMVVQTSRRITELADAADPGQTVESVQTRTELEKLRTSLQEAVNKLDQADPAANKANMVVMGSAARPTGEAPPTRVQLIVAGALLFFLVAVIGHLTAARMSRRLRTQAEIAAALGSALLGTVDVPGDRRAHRPGGRGVRARFRRLLGVDVRWDIPTPRTSGDEAGTRLRYRRVCARLRDQLPSPRRLLVVVPDGDTIARRAAGLLVTEAGGDPLLRVVEVSVSDPMVPDRGTESGALVVLSAGSWTAAELSGIAEACVDAKHEVVGIVLAGPVRARTTRPAGPPAEAAAPVLAVGHDARGGSR, encoded by the coding sequence ATGAGCGATGACACCATACGGCTGGTCACGATCGGGCGGATCGTCCGGCGGCGCTGGCGGCTCCTGGCCGTCCTCGCCCTGGTGGGCGCTCTCGTCGGCTACGGCGTCTCCCTGCTGTTTCCGCCGCGCTACACGACATCGGCGTCCGTGCTGCTGCCGGGGGCGTGGGAGGACCGCGAGCTGCTGACCCAGGCCGAGATCGCCACCAGTTCGGTGGTGGTCGACCGCGCGGCCACCACGCTCGGCTGGGCCGGGGTCAGCGGCAGCGACCTGCGGGACCAGGTGAGTGCCAAGGCCACCGACGGCAACATCATCAAGATCTCCGGCACCGCCGAGACCCCGGAGCGCGCGCAGCAGCTCTCCGACCAGGTGGCCCAGCAGTTCGTCACCTTCGCCGCGCGGATCGTGGACGACAACGCCGACCCCGAAGCGGCGGCGCAGCTCGAGGAACTGCAGCAGATGGTGGTGCAGACCAGCCGCCGCATCACCGAGCTGGCCGACGCGGCCGATCCCGGGCAGACGGTGGAGAGCGTGCAGACGCGCACCGAGCTCGAGAAGCTGCGCACCTCGCTGCAGGAGGCCGTCAACAAGCTGGACCAGGCCGACCCGGCCGCCAACAAGGCCAACATGGTGGTCATGGGGTCGGCGGCCCGGCCGACCGGCGAGGCACCGCCGACCAGGGTCCAGCTCATCGTCGCCGGGGCGCTGCTGTTCTTCCTGGTCGCGGTGATCGGCCACCTCACCGCCGCGCGGATGAGCCGCCGGCTGCGCACCCAGGCGGAGATCGCCGCGGCGCTGGGTTCGGCCCTGCTGGGTACCGTCGACGTCCCCGGTGACCGGCGCGCGCACCGGCCGGGAGGCCGTGGCGTACGGGCCCGGTTCCGCCGGCTGCTGGGCGTCGACGTCCGCTGGGACATCCCGACCCCGCGGACGTCCGGCGACGAGGCCGGGACGCGGCTCCGCTACCGGCGGGTGTGCGCCCGGCTCCGGGACCAACTGCCTTCCCCCCGGCGGCTGCTGGTGGTCGTCCCGGACGGCGACACCATCGCCCGCCGGGCCGCGGGGCTGCTCGTCACCGAGGCCGGGGGCGATCCGCTGCTGCGGGTGGTCGAGGTCTCGGTGTCCGACCCGATGGTGCCGGACCGCGGCACCGAGTCCGGTGCGCTGGTGGTGCTCAGCGCGGGCAGCTGGACCGCGGCCGAGCTCTCCGGCATCGCCGAGGCGTGTGTGGACGCCAAGCACGAGGTCGTCGGCATCGTCCTCGCCGGCCCGGTCCGGGCCCGTACGACACGGCCCGCCGGGCCGCCCGCGGAGGCCGCCGCACCGGTGCTCGCGGTCGGTCACGACGCAAGGGGAGGTTCAAGGTGA
- a CDS encoding bi-domain-containing oxidoreductase, which produces MKQVVQNYKSGELAVLDVPVPGCKPGGVLVRTAYSLISTGTELMKVSEAGMSMLGKARSRPDQVAKVMQSVATNGVPATYRKVMGKLDSYTPLGYSLCGVVEQVGAGIDDVKAGDVVACAGNEHALHAELNWVPRNLYTPVPDGLAPRHAAFGTVGSIAMQGVRQGAPQLGEVALVIGLGLIGQLVAQLLTAAGVRVVGADPDPARCELAERLGAAACGDPASAAVEAAVAELTDGHGVDQVYLAAGGGSNQPVELAARLCRDRGRVVDIGKCRLDLPWNAYYEKELDVRFSRSYGPGRYDPEYELEGRDYPIGYVRWTERRNLACFLDLLARDRVDVEPLVSHVADFDDAVETYGRLKDGELKAVAVLFRYPGQKEEAEPAEAPVVAVPAVRRGGAAPSPARSAGTPVRLAFVGAGNYATSMLLPHLAQRDGVELSTVVTTTALSAANAQRKFGFAGATTDLDAVLGDKSVDAVFVVTRHSSHAELTRRALLAGKTVFVEKPLALTEEELAGVLAAVEESGNDRLQVGFNRRFAPLLQEAKSRFGARTGPASLRYLVNAGRLQQGSWYLQQGTEGSRFAGEGGHFIDTASWLLEADPVSVYAAAPSGNEDLQVVLHYPDGSTATISYVTTGAPGFPKETLDLVADGRVLRLDDFVRASVYGRKRWVSSRLPKARDKGQSAELAAFIKAVRTGGPMPVPLESLVATTAATLAVRAGLAGGVPVTLAGAR; this is translated from the coding sequence GTGAAACAGGTTGTGCAGAACTACAAGAGCGGCGAGCTTGCGGTGCTCGACGTGCCGGTGCCGGGGTGCAAGCCGGGCGGTGTGCTGGTCCGCACCGCCTACTCGCTGATATCCACCGGGACCGAGCTCATGAAGGTGTCCGAGGCCGGCATGTCGATGCTGGGCAAGGCCCGCTCCCGGCCGGATCAGGTGGCCAAGGTCATGCAGAGCGTGGCCACCAACGGGGTGCCCGCCACATATCGCAAGGTGATGGGCAAGCTGGACTCCTACACGCCGCTGGGCTACTCGCTGTGCGGGGTGGTCGAGCAGGTCGGCGCCGGGATCGACGACGTGAAGGCCGGCGACGTCGTGGCCTGCGCCGGCAACGAGCACGCGCTGCACGCCGAACTCAACTGGGTTCCGAGAAACCTCTACACCCCGGTACCGGACGGCCTCGCGCCGCGGCACGCGGCCTTCGGCACCGTCGGGTCGATCGCGATGCAGGGCGTCCGCCAGGGCGCGCCGCAGCTCGGCGAGGTGGCGCTGGTCATCGGCCTCGGGCTGATCGGGCAGCTGGTGGCGCAGCTCCTCACCGCCGCGGGGGTCCGCGTCGTGGGGGCCGACCCCGACCCGGCGCGCTGCGAACTCGCCGAGCGCCTGGGCGCGGCGGCGTGCGGCGATCCCGCGTCCGCGGCCGTGGAGGCCGCCGTCGCCGAGCTCACCGACGGTCACGGCGTGGACCAGGTGTACCTGGCCGCCGGCGGTGGCAGCAACCAGCCCGTCGAGCTGGCCGCGCGGCTCTGCCGGGACCGCGGCCGGGTCGTCGACATCGGCAAGTGCCGCCTCGACCTGCCGTGGAACGCGTACTACGAGAAGGAGCTCGACGTCCGGTTCTCCCGCAGCTACGGCCCCGGGCGCTACGACCCGGAGTACGAGCTCGAAGGGCGGGACTACCCGATCGGTTACGTGCGCTGGACCGAGCGCCGCAACCTGGCGTGCTTCCTCGATCTCCTCGCCCGCGACCGTGTCGACGTGGAGCCCCTGGTCTCCCACGTCGCCGACTTCGACGACGCCGTCGAGACCTACGGGCGACTGAAGGACGGCGAACTGAAGGCCGTGGCCGTGCTGTTCCGGTACCCCGGGCAGAAGGAGGAGGCGGAGCCGGCGGAGGCACCGGTGGTGGCGGTGCCCGCGGTGCGACGCGGCGGCGCGGCACCCTCTCCGGCCCGGTCCGCCGGGACACCGGTGCGGCTGGCGTTCGTCGGCGCGGGGAACTACGCGACGTCGATGCTGCTGCCGCACCTGGCGCAGCGCGACGGCGTCGAGCTGTCGACCGTCGTCACCACCACGGCGCTGTCCGCGGCCAACGCGCAGCGGAAGTTCGGTTTCGCCGGGGCGACCACCGATCTCGACGCCGTGCTCGGCGACAAGTCCGTCGACGCGGTGTTCGTCGTCACCCGGCACAGTTCGCACGCCGAACTGACCCGCCGGGCGCTGCTCGCCGGCAAGACCGTGTTCGTGGAGAAGCCCCTGGCCCTCACCGAGGAGGAGCTGGCCGGCGTGCTCGCGGCGGTCGAGGAGTCCGGCAACGACCGGCTGCAGGTGGGTTTCAACCGGCGCTTCGCCCCGCTGCTGCAGGAGGCGAAGAGCCGGTTCGGTGCCCGGACCGGTCCGGCGAGCCTGCGCTACCTGGTCAACGCGGGCCGGCTGCAGCAGGGCAGCTGGTACCTCCAGCAGGGCACCGAGGGCTCGCGCTTCGCCGGTGAGGGCGGGCACTTCATCGACACGGCGAGCTGGCTGCTGGAGGCCGACCCGGTCTCGGTGTACGCGGCCGCCCCGTCCGGCAACGAGGACCTCCAGGTGGTGCTGCACTACCCGGACGGGTCCACCGCCACCATCAGCTACGTCACCACCGGCGCGCCCGGCTTCCCGAAGGAGACGCTGGACCTGGTCGCGGACGGCAGGGTGCTGCGGCTCGACGACTTCGTCCGTGCCTCGGTCTACGGCCGCAAGCGCTGGGTCAGTTCACGGCTGCCCAAGGCCCGGGACAAGGGCCAGTCCGCGGAACTTGCCGCGTTCATCAAGGCCGTCAGGACCGGCGGCCCGATGCCGGTGCCGCTGGAGTCGCTGGTCGCCACCACGGCGGCCACCCTCGCGGTACGGGCCGGTCTGGCCGGCGGCGTGCCGGTGACGCTGGCGGGCGCTCGATGA
- the asnB gene encoding asparagine synthase (glutamine-hydrolyzing) codes for MCGVAGTYRWPDGKAVADRLTDILAHRGPDGAGRYSHPVGDGEVHLGHRRLAIVDLSETGAQPMASDGLVLTYNGELYNAPELRAELAAAGVRFRGTSDTEVVLEAWRRWGTDCLPRLRGMFAFGIFDERTGELVLARDQLGIKPLFLLRRGEGLVFASELKALAAVTGGSLEVDHGALVASLLYYWVPDSRCAFREAEKLPPGSWLRCRPDGRVERGRYWHLKDVAAEGQERIRSGEQPDLAAVVEESTRRHMLSDVPVATFLSGGLDSSYLTALAARHQPGISAYTIGFRAEDARFEAMPDDLRYARQVAERFGVDLHEIEIAPNVLDLLPQMTYALDEPIGDPAAINTFLICSAAREAGVKVMLSGMGADELFAGYRKHLANLLALRYQRVPRPLRRGLSGVVDRLPVATARRGYRSVRFAKRFLSFADLPEETAFRRSYTMYDQAELLALVDPDLAGTVDDVLTEHADVYRDNELDDFVNRMCLGDARMFLPGLNLAYTDRSSMAASTEVRVPYVDVEVVRAAFAVPGDRKIVGRQGKAVLKEAAASVLPREIVYRPKGLFSAPLRAWMSRDLAPLVREVVNDGVLVRSGLLRRDALARMVAEDAAGQRDFSKHLWHVLTLEYWYRDATSGSGQHTRSAA; via the coding sequence ATGTGTGGCGTCGCAGGGACCTACCGATGGCCGGACGGCAAGGCCGTGGCCGACCGGCTCACCGACATCCTCGCCCACCGCGGTCCGGACGGGGCGGGCCGCTACAGCCACCCCGTCGGCGACGGCGAGGTGCACCTCGGACACCGCCGGCTGGCCATCGTCGACCTGTCCGAGACCGGGGCCCAGCCGATGGCCTCGGACGGCCTCGTCCTGACGTACAACGGAGAGCTGTACAACGCGCCCGAGCTGCGTGCCGAACTGGCCGCCGCCGGGGTGCGCTTCCGCGGTACCTCCGACACCGAGGTGGTGCTGGAGGCCTGGCGTCGCTGGGGCACGGACTGTCTGCCCCGGCTGCGCGGCATGTTCGCGTTCGGGATCTTCGACGAGCGCACCGGGGAGCTGGTGCTCGCCCGTGACCAGCTCGGCATCAAGCCGCTGTTCCTGCTCCGGCGCGGCGAGGGCCTGGTGTTCGCCTCCGAGCTCAAGGCGCTGGCGGCCGTGACCGGCGGTTCGCTGGAGGTGGACCACGGGGCGCTGGTCGCGTCGCTGCTGTACTACTGGGTGCCGGACTCGCGGTGCGCGTTCCGCGAGGCGGAGAAGCTGCCGCCGGGGAGCTGGCTGCGGTGCCGGCCCGACGGCCGGGTGGAGCGCGGCCGTTACTGGCATCTGAAGGACGTCGCCGCCGAGGGCCAGGAGCGGATCCGCAGCGGCGAACAGCCCGATCTGGCCGCCGTCGTGGAGGAGTCGACCCGGCGGCACATGCTCTCCGACGTCCCCGTGGCGACCTTCCTCTCCGGCGGTCTCGACTCCAGTTACCTGACCGCGCTCGCGGCCCGCCACCAGCCCGGCATCTCCGCCTACACGATCGGGTTCCGCGCCGAGGACGCCAGGTTCGAGGCGATGCCGGACGACCTGCGCTACGCCCGGCAGGTGGCCGAACGGTTCGGCGTCGACCTGCACGAGATCGAGATCGCTCCGAACGTGCTCGACCTGCTGCCGCAGATGACGTACGCCCTGGACGAGCCGATCGGCGACCCGGCCGCGATCAACACGTTCCTGATCTGCTCGGCCGCCCGGGAGGCCGGGGTCAAGGTGATGCTCTCGGGGATGGGTGCCGACGAGCTGTTCGCCGGGTACCGCAAGCACCTGGCCAACCTGCTCGCGCTGCGCTACCAGCGCGTCCCGCGTCCCCTGCGGCGCGGCCTGTCCGGGGTCGTGGACCGGCTGCCGGTCGCGACGGCCCGCCGGGGTTACCGGTCGGTGCGCTTCGCGAAGCGGTTCCTGTCCTTCGCCGACCTGCCGGAGGAGACCGCGTTCCGGCGCAGCTACACCATGTACGACCAGGCCGAGCTGCTCGCCCTGGTCGATCCGGACCTGGCCGGGACGGTCGACGACGTGCTGACCGAGCACGCGGACGTCTACCGGGACAACGAACTCGACGACTTCGTCAACCGCATGTGCCTGGGTGACGCCCGGATGTTCCTGCCGGGCCTGAACCTCGCCTACACGGACCGGTCGAGCATGGCCGCCTCCACCGAGGTGCGGGTGCCGTACGTGGACGTCGAGGTGGTCAGGGCGGCCTTCGCGGTGCCCGGTGACCGCAAGATCGTCGGACGGCAGGGCAAGGCCGTCCTCAAGGAGGCCGCCGCCTCGGTCCTGCCGCGGGAGATCGTCTACCGGCCGAAGGGCCTGTTCAGCGCCCCGCTGCGGGCCTGGATGAGCAGGGATCTGGCCCCGCTGGTGCGCGAGGTGGTCAATGACGGCGTGCTCGTCCGTTCGGGGCTGCTGCGCCGCGACGCGCTGGCGCGCATGGTCGCCGAGGACGCCGCCGGGCAGCGGGACTTCTCCAAGCACCTCTGGCATGTGCTGACCCTCGAGTACTGGTACCGCGACGCGACCTCCGGGTCCGGCCAGCACACTCGCTCGGCGGCGTAG
- a CDS encoding Wzz/FepE/Etk N-terminal domain-containing protein — MTTSTSSESSAAAPLLDLHALVVAVRRRRRLWGSMALLGLLVGAAVAVLMPTPPTAVAKVLVAHQEDQPNDPGTLIRTDVALLQTTRIADQALRSLDSREKPEDFMRDYTGVGLTNNLMQITVTADSDAEAVSRAKALADAFVADHVKRIQAAADAESKALLDQRDRMQTELAQVNKAIGKGTPESGPGTSANLESLFARRAELTSRITDFAQRAAEARVGTPQLVAGTQIVDAPRAVKHSLPKTAATDAAIGLVLGLVLGLAAAAVGTVVADRPVLRRDIAANLGASVIAELPRRTPPLWGRRRVRAARERLTTSLARTVRGSADPVSLLELGCARGASVIALDLARALAADGPVAVVDGLPGRQLAGRRPRPGDPAVVSGERAADMPPQERRLGVGSVAPGTAWTDLQYLGTQTVLVVRAGHGSAAWLHTVARQLADQRIPVIGVVLIDPDRRDRTDGTLWDGLHTALRGHNERSARQNVAGQRRTERLPMWAARVPESDQEAR; from the coding sequence GTGACGACGAGTACATCTTCGGAGTCGTCGGCGGCCGCCCCGCTGCTCGACCTGCACGCACTGGTGGTGGCGGTCCGCAGGCGGCGCCGCCTCTGGGGCTCGATGGCGCTGCTCGGGCTGCTCGTCGGCGCGGCGGTGGCGGTCCTGATGCCGACTCCGCCGACCGCGGTGGCCAAGGTGCTGGTCGCGCACCAGGAGGACCAGCCGAACGATCCCGGAACGCTGATCCGTACCGATGTCGCGCTGCTGCAGACCACGCGGATCGCCGACCAGGCCCTGCGGTCCCTCGACTCCCGTGAGAAGCCCGAGGACTTCATGCGGGACTACACGGGCGTCGGGCTGACCAACAACCTGATGCAGATCACGGTGACGGCCGACAGCGACGCGGAAGCGGTGTCCCGCGCCAAGGCGCTGGCCGACGCGTTCGTCGCGGACCATGTGAAGCGGATCCAGGCGGCCGCGGACGCCGAGTCCAAGGCGCTGCTCGACCAGCGGGACCGCATGCAGACCGAACTCGCCCAGGTCAACAAGGCGATCGGGAAGGGCACTCCGGAGAGCGGGCCGGGCACCTCGGCGAACCTGGAGTCGCTCTTCGCCCGGCGGGCCGAACTCACCTCGCGGATCACCGATTTCGCCCAGCGTGCCGCGGAGGCACGCGTCGGCACGCCTCAACTGGTCGCCGGCACACAGATCGTGGACGCGCCGCGCGCGGTGAAGCACTCCTTGCCGAAGACGGCCGCCACCGACGCCGCGATCGGGCTGGTCCTCGGTCTCGTCCTCGGGCTCGCGGCGGCCGCGGTCGGCACGGTGGTGGCGGACCGCCCCGTGCTGCGCCGGGACATCGCGGCGAACCTCGGCGCGTCGGTGATCGCGGAGCTGCCGCGCCGGACGCCCCCGCTGTGGGGGCGCCGACGGGTCCGGGCGGCACGCGAACGGCTCACCACGTCCCTGGCCCGCACCGTGCGCGGATCCGCCGATCCGGTGTCGCTGCTCGAACTGGGCTGTGCGCGCGGCGCGAGCGTGATCGCCCTGGACCTCGCCCGGGCCCTGGCAGCGGACGGACCGGTGGCCGTCGTCGACGGTCTGCCCGGACGGCAGCTCGCCGGCCGGCGGCCGAGGCCGGGAGACCCGGCCGTGGTCAGCGGCGAGCGTGCCGCCGACATGCCCCCGCAGGAACGCCGGCTCGGTGTCGGCTCGGTGGCGCCCGGCACGGCGTGGACGGACCTGCAGTACCTCGGCACGCAGACGGTGCTCGTCGTGCGTGCCGGGCACGGAAGCGCCGCATGGCTGCACACGGTGGCGCGGCAGCTCGCGGACCAGCGCATCCCGGTGATCGGAGTGGTGCTGATCGACCCCGACCGGCGTGACCGGACCGACGGCACGCTGTGGGACGGGCTGCACACCGCGCTGCGCGGGCACAACGAGCGGTCGGCCCGGCAGAACGTGGCGGGCCAGCGGCGGACGGAGCGGCTGCCGATGTGGGCGGCACGCGTCCCCGAGAGCGACCAGGAGGCGCGGTAG